The Zygotorulaspora mrakii chromosome 4, complete sequence nucleotide sequence agaattcaaaacatTGATAGGGCTAAATTGATTATGTAAAAATAGCTTTTATCCCAATTTTTATGAACAGCTTAATTTTGTATTATGTATTGATTTGACCTTCATGAACAGGATTTTGACCTCTTCCATATCCTTTGCTTTCGTAATAATCCATCGGATAATATTTATCGGTGAACATTACATCTTTTTGTAGCAAAACATTGGCTTCGTATGGGGTCAATAAGGGTTTGCTGAATGCGTAACCCCAGTCAATAGACAATCGAGGGCACGCAACTTGGACAAAAacatcaatatcatcaaacaTTGCGAGTTTCTGAGGAAAAATTTCGCTTAATATTATTTTAACGACTTTTTTACCGGAATCTTTTAATGAGTTCTCTAGCTTTTCTAAAGTTGCCAAATTTCCTTGTCTACCGAGAGCACCTAGGATTAATCCAAAAGTCTTTCCATGTCGTGCTGCATTGATCGCTTCAGATCTGAGTTCTACAAGTCTCTTTTGGTCATAGTATTCGCGAGTGAACTTTCTACTGTAAGGATCGTATCTGAAAGCCGGAATTTCAGGATTGTGGATCATTGACGATTCTAAATGAAATCTTCCATCCCCAATATATACCATAGCATCTGTTTGTTTCTTATCCAATCTTTGAGATGTACAACCCAAAACCTCACCCTTCGACAAAGGTCTAGTTTGCGGAGGAATGATGTATAACATATGGCCATCGTCATTGAGTAGTTTATCTTTTATGCTATGGATGGCTGGGTTGAATTGAATGGTTCCAAAAGTTGCTAAGCGTTCACCCTTAGCAAAATTCC carries:
- the DPH1 gene encoding 2-(3-amino-3-carboxypropyl)histidine synthase (similar to Saccharomyces cerevisiae DPH1 (YIL103W); ancestral locus Anc_2.272), which translates into the protein MAEVTKTARRRFVGIKKDDYSNSSSGNDKSAVVHRPRTRINATRAINHIPDEILNDKELNESVKLLPPNYNFEVHKTIWNIKKHSAKRVALQMPEGLLMYSLVISDILEQFCNCETVVMGDVSYGACCIDDYTARALDCDFLVHYAHSCLVPIDITSIKVLYVFVTININEDHIIKTLQRNFAKGERLATFGTIQFNPAIHSIKDKLLNDDGHMLYIIPPQTRPLSKGEVLGCTSQRLDKKQTDAMVYIGDGRFHLESSMIHNPEIPAFRYDPYSRKFTREYYDQKRLVELRSEAINAARHGKTFGLILGALGRQGNLATLEKLENSLKDSGKKVVKIILSEIFPQKLAMFDDIDVFVQVACPRLSIDWGYAFSKPLLTPYEANVLLQKDVMFTDKYYPMDYYESKGYGRGQNPVHEGQINT